The proteins below come from a single Malus domestica chromosome 03, GDT2T_hap1 genomic window:
- the LOC103427235 gene encoding uncharacterized protein: MTNISMSPFTNEIERTDPPRRFTMPHFIPYKGDEDPDPHLKHYHSTMILYRNNDALMCKIFATTLQGEVLDWFHTLSPQSIRSFNELSFVFTKEYSSNRLIKRTSDHLFSIVKDHWETIRDYVKRFKTEKAKIVGCNEDIATKAFRNGLPTKHPLLRKLIMGEELTLAASYALAKKHALWDEAKQSNKNESEKKHMERSLTREDSAPKTFTKFTVPIGQILRKLKNEPWFELPTPMKGNLTRLDHTKYCAFHQGPSHATNGFLKWKQYLKKLTNEGRCDEYLDKSTKQPTQTGEKLSRCHGKVVRCIGKAQVCEMDASSSKSTTGQVITLTEEVATLKGQPTAQQAAREAKAAAQEAWEAEIVAQFSAQDEKMSMILRALQMFGLQIPMPAHDLDPPSTSQPLPPANTQ; encoded by the exons atgaccaacataagcatgtCACCATTCACGAATGAGATCGAGCGAACAGATCCACCTCGCAGGTTCACTATGCCTCACTTCATTCCATACAAGGGAGATGAAGATCCAGATCCACATCTCAAACACTACCACAGTACCATGATCCTTTACAGGAACAACGATGCGCTTATGTGcaaaatttttgccacaactctacaaggcgaggtgcTAGACTGGTTTCACACTCTGTCCCCGCAGTCAATCCGGAGTTTTAACgaactttcctttgttttcactAAGGAGTATTCGTCTAACCGCTTAATCAAAAGGACATCCGACCATCTCTTCAGCATCGTAAAAGACCATTGGGAGACAATTCGCGACTATGTCAAGAGATTCAAAACGGAGAAGGCCAAGATTGTTGGTTGCAACGAAGACATAGCAACGAAAGCATTCAGAAATGGACTTCCCACCAAACATCCTTTATTAAGAAAACTGATCATGGGAGAAGAACTGACCCTAGCAGCTTCGTATGCTTTAGCAAAAAAACATGCACTATGGGACGAGGCCAAGCAGTCTAATAAAAACGAGTCGGAAAAGAAGCACATGGAACGTTCCCTAACTAGAGAAGACTCAGCGCCTAAAACATTCACCAAATTCACAGTTCCAATCGGCCAAATTCTTCGCAAGCTCAAGAACGAACCTTGGTTCGAACTGCCGACACCCATGAAAGGCAATCTTACCAGGCTGGATCATACAAAGTATTGCGCATTCCATCAAGGACCAAGCCACGCTACCAACGGCTTCTTGAAGTGGAAGCAGTATCTTAAGAAGTTGACAAATGAGGGCCGATGCGACGAGTATCTTGACAAGTCAACGAAGCAGCCTACACAAACAGGGGAA AAGCTCAGTCGTTGTCATGGCAAGGTTGTTCGGTGTATAGGGAAGGCGCAGGTTTGTGAGATGGATGCCTCATCTTCCAAATCGACCACAGGACAGGTCATCACCTTGACGGAGGAAGTGGCAACCCTAAAAGGTCAGCCTACGGCCCAACAAGCAGCACGGGAAGCCAAAGCAGCAGCTCAGGAAGCATGGGAAGCCGAGATTGTAGCCCAGTTTTCTGCCCAAGACGAGAAGATGAGTATGATCTTACGGGCCTTACAGATGTTCGGCCTCCAAATCCCGATGCCAGCACATGATCTTGATCCACCATCAACCTCCCAGCCACTCCCCCCAGCCAATACCCAGTAG
- the LOC103423642 gene encoding probable glucuronoxylan glucuronosyltransferase IRX7 produces MVEHQQQQQIKRVPRARGFYVRMKLLSTTKNGGRLVPQLEKKGFFYRYCKWVLWLSLSLYFFSSFLISNHNEQQNKPTTSLSTTHFSTFASRALFESAAINNTTQQGALFDGLKIYVYHLPPKYNTDWLKNERCSTHLFASEVAIHRTLLTSDALTVDPYEADFFFVPVYVSCNFSTINGFPAIGHARSLIASAIDYVRVEYPFWDRSHGADHVFVAAHDFGSCFHTMEDVAISDGIPGFLKNSIVLQTFGVKHHHPCQEVENVVIPPYVSPGKVRATLEKSPITGRRDIFAFFRGKMEVHPKNISGRFYSKRVRTELWRKYNGDRRFYLQRHPFAGYQSEIARSKFCLCPLGWAPWSPRLVESVALGCVPVIIADGIRLPFDDVVPWAEISVNVAEKDVGKLAEILEHVAATNLTSIQKYLRDPRVRGALLFSDRVQEGDATWNVLSALTAKLARSHRRSRVSSQ; encoded by the exons ATGGTGGAgcaccagcagcagcagcagatcAAGAGAGTCCCAAGAGCCAGAGGCTTCTATGTCAGGATGAAGCTTCTGTCCACCACCAAAAATGGCGGAAGATTAGTCCCCCAATTGGAAAAAAAGGGCTTCTTTTACAGATATTGTAAATGGGTCCTgtggctctctctctccctctactTCTTCAGCTCCTTCCTCATCAGCAATCACAACGAACAACAAAACAAACCCACCACCTCCCTCTCCACAACCCATTTCTCCACCTTCGCCTCCCGCGCTCTCTTCGAATCCGCCGCCATTAACAACACAACACAGCAAG GCGCATTGTTCGACGGATTGAAGATTTACGTTTACCATTTGCCACCGAAATACAACACGGATTGGCTCAAAAACGAGCGGTGCAGCACCCACCTGTTCGCCTCCGAGGTCGCCATTCACCGGACCCTGCTCACCAGCGATGCGTTGACCGTTGACCCCTACGAAGCCGACTTCTTCTTCGTCCCCGTCTACGTGTCCTGCAACTTCAGCACCATCAATGGCTTCCCGGCGATAGGCCATGCCCGCTCCCTCATTGCCTCCGCCATTGACTACGTCCGGGTGGAATACCCGTTCTGGGATCGGTCCCACGGCGCCGATCACGTCTTCGTCGCCGCCCACGACTTCGGCTCCTGCTTCCACACCATG GAGGACGTGGCGATTTCGGATGGGATACCGGGATTTTTGAAGAACTCGATCGTGTTGCAGACGTTTGGCGTGAAGCATCACCACCCGTGTCAAGAGGTGGAGAACGTGGTCATTCCGCCGTACGTGTCGCCTGGAAAAGTACGGGCGACGCTGGAGAAGTCTCCGATCACCGGCCGGAGGGACATCTTCGCCTTTTTCCGGGGGAAGATGGAGGTCCACCCCAAGAACATCAGCGGCCGATTCTACAGCAA GCGGGTGAGGACGGAGCTGTGGCGGAAGTATAACGGCGACCGGCGGTTTTACCTGCAGAGGCACCCGTTTGCCGGTTACCAATCGGAGATCGCGCGGTCGAAGTTTTGTCTGTGTCCTCTGGGGTGGGCCCCGTGGAGTCCGAGGCTGGTTGAATCAGTCGCTTTGGGCTGCGTGCCGGTGATCATAGCCGACGGGATTCGGTTGCCGTTCGACGACGTCGTTCCGTGGGCGGAGATATCGGTGAACGTTGCGGAGAAGGACGTGGGGAAGCTGGCCGAGATACTCGAACATGTGGCGGCGACCAACTTGACTTCGATTCAAAAATACCTGCGGGACCCGCGTGTTCGGGGGGCCCTACTGTTCAGTGACCGTGTTCAAGAAGGCGACGCCACGTGGAACGTTCTTTCTGCTTTGACTGCCAAGCTGGCCAGGTCCCACAGGCGGTCGAGGGTTTCGAGCCAATGA
- the LOC103423348 gene encoding vacuolar protein sorting-associated protein 24 homolog 1-like encodes MERVMNIIKPKPNPQQQLRDWQRKLRQECRNIERQIRDIQREEKSVQKAIREASKRNDMGSAKSLAKEIVRSRRTVNCLHENRAQLNSISMHLGESVAIARTVGHLSKSSEVMKLVNNLMKAPEVAVTMQEFSKEMTKAGVIEEMVNDSLDTALDSEDIEEEIEEEVDKVLTSIAGETAAQLPEAVRKERLKQPATAQAGKEEEAIAEGVDDEEELEEIRARLANVRS; translated from the exons atGGAGAGGGTGATGAACATAATAAAGCCAAAGCCAAATCCACAGCAGCAATTGAGAGATTGGCAGCGCAAGCTTCGCCAAGAGTGCCGCAACATCGAACGACAAATTCGAG ATATCCAAAGAGAAGAGAAAAGCGTGCAGAAAGCAATCAGAGAGGCTTCCAAGAGAAATGACATGGGTTCTGCAAag TCACTTGCTAAAGAAATTGTGAGATCTAGAAGGACAGTGAACTGTCTTCATGAAAATAGGGCACAACTGAATTCAATATCAATGCACCTTGGGGAGAGTGTTG CCATTGCCCGCACGGTGGGGCATTTATCCAAGAGTTCTGAGGTTATGAAGCTTGTCAATAACCTCATGAAGGCTCCAGAAGTGGCTGTTACGATGCAAGAATTTAGCAAGGAGATGACCAAG gcaGGGGTAATTGAAGAGATGGTGAATGATAGTCTTGACACAGCACTAGACTCCGAGGACATCGAAGAAGAGATAGAAGAAGAAGTTGACAAGGTTTTGACTTCTATAGCTGGTGAGACAGCTGCCCAGCTTCCAGAAGCAGTCAGGAAGGAGAGGTTGAAGCAACCTGCTACTGCACAAGCCGGAAAGGAG GAAGAGGCAATAGCTGAGGGTGTCGATGATGAGGAAGAGTTGGAAGAAATAAGGGCCCGACTTGCAAATGTTAGGTCATAA
- the LOC103407786 gene encoding serine carboxypeptidase-like: protein MASPSTFSPISLSSLFLFLLLLPLSSSALNPASGHLPLSSPAFSAKGQAEKFIRALNLFPKDDVNILSRKPSLDAEADAGVQIVEKQFKMPFLDAASGPSAKDLGHHAGYYRLPHSEGARLFYLFFESRINKNDPVVIWLTGGPGCSSELALFYENGPFHIQNNLSLTWNNYGWDKASNILYVDQPVGTGFSYTTNSSDIPHDEAGVSNDLYDFLQGFFALHPEFAKNDFYITGESYAGHYVPALASRVNKGNKAKEGNHINLKGFAIGNGLTNPGIQYKAYTDYALQMKLITKADYDTISQIIPDCEESVKACDASKSGDACEESLSICNSIFSQIMQRNSGINYYDIRKQCEGSLCYDFSNMETFLNKQTVRDALGVGDIEFVSCSSVVYDAMLNDWMRNLEVGIPALLEDGIKLLVYAGEYDLICNWLGNSNWAHAMEWSGQKAFVAAQTVPFKVAGAEAGLLKSYGPLAFLKVHNAGHMVPMDQPEAALQMLTNWMQGNLAVAESAKRVAPN from the exons ATGGCATCTCCTTCTACTTTCTCTCCCATTtccctctcttctcttttccttttccttctcctccttccaCTTTCATCATCTGCATTGAACCCCGCCAGCGGCCACCTTCCCTTGTCTTCCCCTGCCTTCTCCGCTAAAGGCCAGGCTGAGAAGTTCATCAGAGCCCTCAACCTGTTCCCAAAGGATGATGTTAACATTTTGTCCCGTAAACCTTCGTTGGATGCTGAGGCAGATGCTGGTGTTCAGATTGTGGAGAAGCAGTTCAAAATGCCTTTTCTTGACGCCGCTTCCGGTCCTTCCGCTAAAGATCTTGGTCACCACGCCGGCTACTACCGCCTTCCCCATTCGGAAGGTGCAAG GTTGTTCTACTTATTTTTCGAATCAAGGATTAACAAGAACGACCCTGTTGTGATATGGTTGACCGGAGGGCCGGGATGTAGCAGTGAACTGGCTCTGTTCTATGAAAATGGTCCTTTTCACATTCAAAACAACTTGTCACTCACTTGGAATAACTATGGCTGGGACAAG GCATCAAACATTCTTTACGTCGACCAACCTGTTGGAACTGGTTTCAGCTATACTACAAATTCGAGTGACATTCCTCATGATGAAGCAGGCGTCAGCAACGACTTATATGATTTTCTGCAG GGATTTTTCGCTCTACATCCTGAATTCGCGAAAAATGACTTCTACATCACCGGAGAGTCATATGCTGGGCACTATGTTCCCGCGCTTGCTTCTCGGGTTAACAAAGGAAATAAAGCAAAGGAAGGGAATCACATAAACCTCAAG GGTTTCGCCATAGGTAATGGGTTGACCAATCCGGGAATCCAGTACAAGGCATACACTGATTATGCACTGCAAATGAAGTTGATTACTAAAGCAGACTACGACACTATATCGCAGATAATTCCAGACTGTGAAGAGTCAGTGAAGGCTTGCG ACGCCTCTAAGAGTGGAGATGCTTGTGAGGAGTCGTTAAGTATTTGCAACAGCATATTTAGCCAGATAATGCAAAGAAATAGCGGTATAAAT TACTATGATATTAGGAAGCAATGTGAGGGGAGCTTGTGCTATGACTTCTCAAACATGGAGACATTCTTGAACAAACAAACGGTTAGGGATGCCCTAGGAGTTGGGGACATCGAATTTGTGTCATGCAGCTCTGTGGTATATGATGCTATGCTGAATGACTGGATGAGAAATCTGGAAGTGGGAATTCCTGCCCTCCTTGAAGATGGAATAAAGTTGCTTGTGTATGCTGGGGAGTATGATCTCATCTGCAATTGGCTTG GGAATTCAAATTGGGCTCATGCCATGGAATGGTCCGGTCAGAAAGCATTCGTAGCAGCACAAACTGTTCCATTCAAGGTTGCGGGTGCAGAAGCAGGACTGCTAAAAAGCTATGGACCTCTAGCTTTCCTCAAGGTTCATAATGCTGGTCATATGGTTCCAATGGATCAACCGGAAGCTGCACTACAGATGCTTACAAACTGGATGCAAGGAAATCTGGCCGTGGCTGAGTCAGCCAAAAGAGTTGCTCCCAACTGA
- the LOC139194188 gene encoding xyloglucan endotransglucosylase/hydrolase protein 31-like yields MAHLSFLILLFLMISSSISQGIPSPGYNLSSKISTLGFEQVFRALWGPQHQNLDHGALTIWLDSSSGSGFKSLYPYRSGYFGAAIKLQPGYTAGVITSFYLSNNEELPGNHDEIDIEFLGTTPDKPYTLQTNVYIRGSGDGTIIGREKQFHLWFDPAQDFHNYAIVWNPTEIIFLVDDVPIRTYQRKSDATFPLRPMWAYGSIWDASSWATEGGKYKADYKYQPFIGKYKNFKLSGCKSDSPTSCQPPSASPSGVSGLSQQQYSAMEWVQRNYLVYDYCHDSKRDHTQTPEC; encoded by the exons ATGGCTCATCTCAGCTTCTTAATTCTTCTCTTCCTAATGATTTCTTCAAGCATTTCTCAGGGCATCCCCTCACCGGGCTATAACCTTAGTTCCAAAATTAGTACACTAGGGTTTGAACAGGTTTTCAGAGCCCTCTGGGGTCCTCAGCATCAAAATTTAGACCATGGTGCTTTAACAATCTGGCTTGACTCTAGCTCAG GAAGTGGGTTCAAGTCACTTTATCCGTACCGTTCTGGATATTTTGGTGCAGCCATTAAGCTCCAACCTGGTTACACTGCTGGAGTGATTACTTCATTTTAT CTCTCTAACAATGAAGAACTTCCGGGGaaccatgatgaaattgataTTGAGTTCCTTGGTACAACTCCTGATAAGCCCTATACTCTGCAAACCAATGTGTACATTAGAGGCAGTGGAGATGGAACAATAATTGGAAGAGAGAAGCAATTCCATCTCTGGTTTGATCCAGCACAAGACTTTCATAACTACGCTATAGTATGGAACCCTACTGAGATCAT ATTCCTGGTGGATGATGTGCCCATAAGAACGTACCAGAGAAAGAGTGATGCCACATTTCCATTGAGGCCGATGTGGGCATATGGATCCATATGGGATGCATCATCATGGGCCACGGAGGGTGGAAAATACAAAGCCGACTACAAGTACCAACCATTTATTGGCAAGTACAAGAATTTCAAACTTAGTGGGTGCAAATCCGATAGCCCTACCTCATGCCAACCGCCCTCCGCCTCACCGTCTGGTGTGTCGGGTCTTAGTCAGCAGCAGTACTCGGCCATGGAATGGGTGCAGAGGAACTACTTGGTCTATGACTATTGCCATGATTCTAAGAGAGACCATACTCAAACACCCGAGTGCTAA